A window of the Branchiostoma lanceolatum isolate klBraLanc5 chromosome 13, klBraLanc5.hap2, whole genome shotgun sequence genome harbors these coding sequences:
- the LOC136447004 gene encoding kelch-like protein 17 encodes MAVVGSIAIEQVHRTLSDPAFGNDMLSVLNDMRAEGDLLDVTVVAGEEEFRAHSTVLACGSDYFRGLFSSGMKESREKRVDLKDPSVTAEAFRLLLEFLYTGQLVVCSENVYDVLAVANHLQVNTSRSVSSLSWSTERRRRETSAAGASFLGGSGAADLYSLKTLQESLDTVIAEDFMEVTSSDDFLEPATKDELIRLLQLENLAVPSEQQVYEAVMRWLTHHTSRMEHAAAVLSHVQLALLDVDVLHAHLETDFGATQECRHLIMEAMAYHGLSPETRRSLNWPRSTPRTQMKSLLALSWESRIFTTKGWIRNQDIVPSLDGSDVITAAVAGNVLYMLFSSSSSSRFKSYDPATNAVNTLSSPDDGYHPSIIGDAQMVAVGARLFLVCGCQKKAWCFDTTVGRWTEIPPVGENRGGVALASCQGAVLAIGGIHRQYLMGVTSMDPSQYTDTPMSRVQAYLPGKKSWETVSSTTQPHAGATALVQGDTVYIGGGVTRVNGDTVDNTTVEMCRVFVKDDVAVSAWSVVPQPPCVHRFASKVAVIDRKAYFILGGQMHFTGKFVDHDRTSEEDVEDMCRAFRKDVQSGNVVCAILSLKEKQYHSTYVE; translated from the exons ATGGCGGTCGTTGGTTCTATAGCTATCGAGCAGGTCCACCGTACCCTGAGTGACCCAGCGTTCGGTAACGACATGTTGTCGGTACTAAACGACATGAGAGCCGAGGGAGATCTCCTGGACGTGACGGTTGTTGCAGGGGAGGAAGAGTTCAGGGCGCACTCTACAGTTCTGGCATGTGGCAGCGACTACTTCAGGGGTTTGTTTTCATCTG GTATGAAGGAAAGTCGGGAGAAACGTGTCGATCTGAAAGACCCAAGTGTCACAGCGGAGGCCTTTCGTCTCCTACTGGAGTTCCTGTACACCGGACAGCTTGTGGTGTGCTCGGAGAACGTGTACGATGTGCTTGCGGTCGCAAACCATCTGCAGGTAAATACTTCTAGATCTGTGTCTTCTTTGTCTTGGTCTAC agagcgccgtaggcgcgagacgagcgccgcaggcgcgagcttcctagggggttcgggg GCTGCAGACCTGTACAGCCTTAAGACCTTACAGGAGTCACTGGACACCGTGATCGCAGAGGACTTCATGGAAGTGACCAGCTCTGACGACTTCCTGGAGCCTGCTACAAAGGACGAGTTGATCCGGCTTTTACAGCTGGAGAATCTTGCGGTGCCTTCCGAGCAACAG GTGTATGAGGCGGTCATGCGATGGCTGACGCATCACACAAGCCGGATGGAGCATGCAGCTGCAGTACTCAGCCACGTGCAACTCGCCCTACTTGATGTGGACGTGCTGCATGCACATTTGGAGACAGACTTTGGAGCGACACAGGAATGCAGGCACCTCATAATGGAAGCGATGGCCTACCATGGTCTTTCACCTGAGACCAGGCGAAGTTTGAACTGGCCACGGTCGACACCAAGGACACAAATGAAA TCGTTGCTAGCTTTAAGCTGGGAATCTCGGATCTTCACAACGAAAGGATGGATCAGGAACCAGGACATCGTTCCGTCGCTCGATGGGTCAGATGTCATCACAGCAGCTGTTGCTGGGAACGTGCTGTATATGctgttctcatcatcatcatcttcacgtTTCAAGTCCTACGACCCAGCAACCAACGCTGTCAACACGCTATCGTCACCTGATGATGGTTATCATCCGTCAATCATCGGCGATGCACAGATGGTTGCTGTCGGCGCGAGGTTGTTTCTTGTGTGTGGTTGTCAAAAGAAAGCCTGGTGTTTCGACACTACCGTGGGTCGATGGACAGAAATTCCTCCCGTAGGCGAGAACCGAGGTGGGGTAGCTTTGGCCAGCTGTCAGGGAGCTGTGCTGGCAATTGGAGGTATTCATCGACAATATCTTATGGGTGTTACTAGTATGGACCCTAGTCAGTACACAGATACACCAATGTCGAGAGTCCAAGCCTATCTCCCAGGGAAGAAGTCATGGGAAACGGTGTCGTCTACAACACAACCTCACGCGGGAGCAACTGCACTGGTGCAAGGTGACACCGTCTACATAGGGGGCGGTGTAACGCGTGTCAACGGTGATACAGTTGACAACACCACGGTAGAGATGTGCAGAGTCTTTGTTAAGGATGACGTGGCTGTTTCAGCGTGGTCGGTGGTCCCCCAGCCTCCGTGCGTTCACAGGTTTGCCTCCAAAGTTGCCGTCATCGACCGCAAGGCGTACTTCATCCTCGGCGGACAGATGCACTTCACCGGCAAGTTTGTTGACCATGACCGCACGTCAGAGGAGGATGTGGAAGACATGTGTCGGGCATTTCGGAAGGATGTCCAATCAGGCAACGTTGTGTGTGCCATTTTGTCATTAAAGGAGAAACAATACCACAGCACGTACGTGGAATAA